From one Aeropyrum camini SY1 = JCM 12091 genomic stretch:
- a CDS encoding serine/threonine-protein kinase RIO2: MPLNLWSVYTSLGGDELRVLRAIEKWMRRYRYVPVELVERSSRLPPSRFSRAVKTLVTMKLIKRRLGSLSGYTLTYTGLDVLAIDNLRSRGIIEVLGDKIGLGKEGDVYIAVSPAGSRLTVKLHRAGRESFRKIRRHRSYALDLRPTSWLDVSKALAEREFKILVRLEEEGARVPSPVAWNRHAVVQRYVEGVLLAEVRVLDAETAASILRDVLETLRIAYTRVGVVHGDLSEYNVIATAEGGGVVIDWPQYVYRDEPHAHELLTRDVDYILRYFRRRAGLKVELAPAIKYVMGETGEPPV, from the coding sequence TTGCCGTTGAACCTGTGGAGCGTCTACACCAGCTTGGGCGGCGACGAGCTGAGGGTGCTTAGGGCTATTGAGAAGTGGATGAGGAGGTACCGCTACGTGCCGGTAGAGCTTGTCGAGAGGTCTTCCCGCCTACCCCCCTCAAGGTTCTCGAGGGCTGTGAAGACGCTTGTAACTATGAAGCTTATTAAGAGGAGGCTCGGTAGCCTGAGCGGCTACACGCTAACATACACGGGGCTTGACGTGCTGGCGATAGACAATCTGAGGTCTCGCGGGATTATAGAGGTCCTAGGCGACAAGATAGGGCTCGGTAAAGAGGGGGACGTCTACATAGCCGTCTCGCCGGCAGGCTCCAGGCTGACGGTTAAGCTGCATAGGGCTGGTAGGGAAAGCTTTAGGAAGATTAGGAGGCACAGGAGCTACGCGCTAGACCTGAGGCCCACGAGCTGGCTCGACGTCTCCAAAGCCCTGGCTGAGAGGGAGTTCAAGATACTCGTGAGGCTCGAGGAGGAGGGCGCCAGGGTTCCCAGCCCTGTAGCGTGGAACAGGCACGCCGTTGTCCAGAGGTACGTTGAGGGGGTTCTACTAGCCGAGGTTAGAGTTCTCGACGCCGAAACAGCCGCGTCCATCCTTAGGGATGTGCTTGAAACCCTGAGGATAGCTTATACGCGAGTCGGAGTGGTCCACGGCGACCTTAGCGAGTATAATGTCATAGCAACCGCTGAGGGCGGGGGCGTGGTGATAGACTGGCCCCAGTACGTCTACAGGGACGAGCCCCACGCCCACGAGCTGCTCACGAGGGATGTAGACTATATTCTAAGATATTTCAGGAGGAGGGCGGGGCTAAAGGTTGAATTAGCCCCCGCTATAAAATATGTGATGGGGGAGACAGGAGAGCCCCCTGTGTAG
- a CDS encoding ArsR/SmtB family transcription factor, translated as MGSTPDSIAGKEEGIVEEEGVMYVRGYRHIAKVAHALANETRTRIIELLADGPKTLDELSEVLGQSKANISSQIRKLEEIGIVVPRYQPGDRGIRKTVELRARRIVLMLE; from the coding sequence GTGGGCTCCACGCCTGATAGTATAGCCGGGAAGGAGGAGGGAATAGTTGAGGAGGAGGGTGTCATGTATGTTAGGGGGTATAGGCATATAGCCAAGGTAGCCCACGCGCTGGCTAACGAGACTAGGACGAGGATTATAGAGCTGCTTGCAGATGGCCCTAAGACTCTCGACGAGCTCTCGGAGGTCCTCGGCCAGAGCAAGGCTAACATAAGCAGCCAGATAAGAAAGTTGGAGGAGATAGGGATTGTTGTGCCACGCTACCAGCCGGGGGACAGGGGTATAAGGAAGACTGTTGAGCTCAGGGCTAGGCGGATAGTACTCATGCTTGAGTAG
- a CDS encoding CTP synthase produces the protein MPSRKYVIVTGGVLSSVGKGLTTASLALLLSSRGYSVEAIKIDPYINVDAGTMNPYMHGEVFVTEDGGETDLDIGHYERFLGKNLSKKHNITTGQIYFSVISKERSGDYLGQTVQVIPHITDEIKSRVKEVGDASGADVVIVEIGGTVGDIEGLPFLEAARQMRLEEGFDNTFFIHVALSPYLPTTGEQKTKPVQHSIQELRRIGIQPDAVVVRSHYPLEPEAVRKIALYATLPMENVINSYDIENLYRLPLLLEKQGLARLVERRLFGRESRPDLSRWEEFVGLYEKASRRVRIAMVGKYTKLRDSYISIVEAVKHASAYEGVKPDLLWVESTDIERGEVDVDRVFEEADAAVVLPGFGVRGVEGKIEAIRRFREGRKPLLGICFGMQLSVVEYARNVLGLREAHTTEVNPHTPHPVVDLLPEQRGIDKLGGTMRLGARPVRIVEGTILWSLYGREVASERHRHRYEVNPSYVDRLVEAGLVVSAWSQEGYVEAIELRPRDHPFFLATQFHPEFKSRPLDPAPVFRGFIKALAGQES, from the coding sequence ATGCCTTCTAGGAAGTATGTGATAGTTACTGGAGGAGTTCTGTCGAGCGTGGGCAAGGGGCTCACCACGGCCAGCCTGGCTCTTCTGCTCTCGAGCCGTGGCTACAGCGTTGAGGCTATCAAGATAGATCCTTACATAAATGTTGATGCCGGCACTATGAACCCCTACATGCATGGAGAGGTTTTTGTGACGGAGGACGGGGGGGAGACCGACCTAGACATAGGCCATTATGAGAGGTTCCTTGGTAAGAACCTGTCTAAAAAACACAACATAACCACGGGCCAGATCTACTTCTCCGTTATCTCGAAGGAGAGGAGTGGAGACTATCTGGGCCAGACTGTCCAGGTTATACCGCATATAACTGACGAGATAAAGTCTAGGGTAAAGGAGGTAGGCGATGCATCCGGGGCCGACGTTGTTATAGTGGAGATTGGAGGCACGGTGGGTGATATAGAAGGCCTTCCTTTCCTAGAGGCTGCCAGGCAGATGAGGCTTGAGGAGGGCTTCGACAACACCTTCTTCATACACGTAGCCCTAAGCCCCTACCTCCCCACGACGGGGGAGCAGAAGACGAAGCCTGTCCAGCACAGCATACAGGAGCTGAGGAGGATAGGTATACAGCCCGACGCCGTGGTGGTCCGCAGCCACTACCCCCTCGAGCCCGAGGCGGTCAGGAAGATAGCACTCTACGCCACACTGCCTATGGAGAACGTGATAAACAGCTACGACATAGAGAACCTCTACAGGCTTCCGCTTCTCCTCGAGAAGCAGGGGCTCGCGAGGCTGGTTGAGAGGAGGCTGTTCGGGAGGGAGTCGCGTCCGGACCTCTCCAGGTGGGAGGAGTTCGTGGGCCTCTACGAGAAGGCTTCGAGGAGGGTGAGGATAGCCATGGTGGGCAAGTACACGAAGCTTAGGGACAGCTATATAAGCATAGTTGAGGCTGTTAAACACGCTTCAGCCTACGAGGGGGTGAAGCCGGATCTCCTATGGGTAGAGAGCACCGATATTGAGAGGGGTGAGGTAGATGTTGACAGGGTGTTTGAGGAGGCCGACGCGGCGGTAGTGCTCCCGGGCTTCGGCGTTAGGGGTGTTGAGGGAAAGATAGAGGCGATACGCCGCTTCAGAGAAGGCAGGAAACCCCTGCTCGGCATATGCTTCGGCATGCAGCTCTCGGTGGTGGAGTACGCTAGGAACGTGCTGGGCCTGAGGGAGGCTCACACGACTGAAGTGAACCCGCATACACCCCACCCTGTAGTAGACCTCCTGCCCGAGCAGAGGGGTATAGACAAGCTGGGGGGCACTATGAGGCTAGGCGCGAGGCCTGTAAGGATAGTGGAGGGCACTATACTCTGGAGCCTCTACGGGAGGGAGGTCGCTAGCGAGAGGCATAGACACCGTTACGAGGTTAACCCCAGCTACGTCGACAGGCTGGTGGAGGCTGGTCTTGTAGTGAGTGCGTGGAGCCAGGAGGGTTATGTGGAGGCTATAGAGCTTAGGCCCAGAGACCACCCATTCTTCCTTGCAACCCAGTTCCACCCGGAGTTCAAGAGCAGGCCCCTGGACCCGGCACCGGTCTTCAGGGGCTTCATAAAAGCTCTGGCCGGGCAAGAAAGCTAG
- a CDS encoding HAD-IIA family hydrolase, with product MQGCPGLDGYDIVFADLDGVIWIGGEPIEDNLAVLRRLASEGRLVVLTNNSTRSRRVYASMLRSIGLNIPPERIVTSAYSAAVLLKKERGPSTAMVVGEEGLVEELVLEGHTVASSGDDVDVDAVVVGLDRNLTYGKLARAASAIHDGSLFVATNLDHALPTPKGLIPGAGSIVALLEKATGVRPAVVAGKPSRGLVEVLQTLYRPGKAVVVGDRIDTDVEFARLWGVDSLLVLTGMYRIVGVEEAARMAGEGVKVARSLGEFCRGG from the coding sequence TTGCAGGGCTGCCCTGGACTGGACGGCTACGATATAGTGTTCGCCGATCTAGACGGCGTTATATGGATTGGGGGAGAGCCTATAGAGGATAATCTAGCGGTGCTGAGGAGACTAGCCTCTGAAGGGAGACTTGTGGTCTTGACGAACAACTCCACCCGCAGCAGGAGAGTCTACGCGTCAATGCTGAGGAGTATAGGGCTTAATATACCCCCGGAGAGGATAGTCACCAGCGCCTACAGCGCGGCTGTCCTGCTGAAGAAGGAGAGGGGCCCCTCAACAGCGATGGTAGTCGGGGAGGAGGGGCTTGTCGAGGAGCTTGTTTTGGAGGGCCATACCGTGGCCAGCTCCGGCGACGATGTCGATGTGGATGCTGTTGTTGTGGGGCTCGACAGGAACCTCACCTACGGGAAGCTGGCTAGAGCCGCCTCCGCCATACACGACGGGAGCCTCTTCGTAGCCACAAACCTCGACCACGCCCTGCCCACGCCCAAGGGCCTTATACCCGGCGCGGGCTCTATAGTAGCCCTCCTCGAGAAGGCCACCGGCGTGAGGCCAGCAGTCGTCGCTGGGAAACCCTCCAGAGGCCTGGTCGAGGTCCTACAAACACTATACAGGCCGGGGAAAGCGGTTGTCGTGGGTGACAGGATAGATACTGACGTCGAGTTCGCAAGGCTCTGGGGTGTAGACTCCCTGCTTGTGCTAACAGGAATGTACAGGATCGTAGGCGTGGAGGAGGCCGCTAGAATGGCGGGTGAGGGGGTTAAGGTTGCCAGGAGCCTCGGGGAATTCTGCAGGGGAGGGTAG
- the rqcH gene encoding ribosome rescue protein RqcH, with the protein MARKAMNSLDVHVAVNLLHQTLRGARLDNIYWPPGRNGVLMKFKGPGGSVNVIAEPSVRIHATSRAAVLREVVPTGFVAVMRRRVRGSRLEGVRQLGFDRLAELSFSTGHKLYVEIMPRGALVLVNGDGVVEATTLVAEFRDRVLKPKVRYRPPPLQEDNPFLLPPEALAELASKGADAVRGLIRGARVPGEAAEEALDRCGVDYAAHPSSLGGGVWECVAGVLQDIYRESLQGRGYLCRGEKGLEANPFRRERLECSEHPTFHSALDELFTPGGGEAGEEPEVARLRRSMEEAVKLAEEYRRRAGELRRAAEAVASSYQQVDEALRRAVRGEALPPVAEVRGNKVILELGGIRVEATRGEDAGRLILRLYREAGELEAKAERAEKAFAEARSRLEEAVRRARLRRLRRILESRRRFWFEKYHWTITRGGFLAIGGRDAGQNESVVKRYLGHEDIFLHADIHGAPATVLLTRRLMPGEEDIYDAAVLAAAYSKAWKAGAGGVSVYWVYGRQVSKTPPSGEYLARGAFMVYGKRNYIHHVPLRLALGVAMHRDLPQIVVGSEDAVSRYAIAYAILLPGDMSVGEAAEKLRATLSRIVSRAVGEEAALKVEALPSGEIEARLPGRSRIAGARAGSGDARLFEEALKRYASSEA; encoded by the coding sequence GTGGCTAGGAAGGCTATGAACAGCCTTGACGTGCATGTAGCTGTAAATCTCCTTCACCAAACACTAAGGGGGGCGAGGCTCGACAATATATACTGGCCTCCAGGTAGGAACGGTGTGTTGATGAAGTTCAAGGGGCCGGGTGGCAGTGTAAACGTCATAGCAGAGCCTTCGGTAAGGATTCATGCCACGAGCAGGGCTGCGGTTCTAAGAGAGGTAGTGCCTACAGGGTTCGTGGCTGTTATGAGGAGGAGGGTTAGAGGCTCTAGACTGGAGGGTGTGAGGCAACTTGGCTTTGACAGGCTCGCGGAACTCTCCTTCTCCACGGGCCATAAGCTATACGTGGAGATAATGCCGAGGGGCGCCCTAGTCCTCGTAAATGGCGACGGCGTTGTTGAGGCCACTACGCTAGTGGCCGAGTTTAGAGATAGGGTTTTGAAGCCGAAGGTCCGGTACAGGCCTCCCCCGCTACAGGAGGATAACCCGTTCCTTCTACCCCCCGAGGCGCTGGCGGAGCTCGCGTCAAAGGGGGCTGACGCTGTGAGAGGCCTTATTAGGGGCGCTAGGGTGCCGGGTGAGGCGGCGGAGGAAGCGCTCGACAGGTGTGGAGTGGACTACGCTGCACACCCCTCCAGCCTAGGGGGAGGTGTTTGGGAGTGTGTAGCTGGGGTTCTACAAGACATCTATAGGGAGTCGCTCCAGGGGAGAGGCTATCTATGCAGGGGGGAGAAGGGGCTGGAGGCAAATCCCTTCAGGAGGGAGAGGCTAGAGTGCAGCGAGCACCCCACTTTCCACAGCGCGCTCGACGAACTCTTCACACCCGGAGGCGGCGAGGCTGGAGAGGAGCCTGAGGTGGCGAGGCTACGGAGGAGTATGGAGGAGGCTGTGAAGCTTGCTGAGGAGTACAGGCGTAGGGCTGGCGAGCTGAGGAGGGCTGCCGAGGCTGTAGCATCCTCGTATCAGCAGGTGGATGAGGCGCTCCGCAGGGCTGTTAGGGGCGAGGCGCTCCCCCCGGTGGCTGAGGTTAGAGGGAACAAGGTAATCTTGGAGCTAGGCGGTATTAGAGTTGAGGCTACCCGGGGTGAGGATGCGGGGAGGCTGATACTGAGGCTCTACCGGGAGGCGGGCGAGCTTGAGGCGAAAGCTGAAAGGGCTGAAAAGGCCTTTGCCGAGGCTAGGTCTAGGCTGGAGGAGGCTGTTAGGAGGGCTAGGCTCAGGCGTCTCAGGAGGATCTTAGAGAGCCGGAGGAGGTTCTGGTTCGAGAAGTACCATTGGACTATAACGAGGGGAGGGTTCTTGGCAATAGGGGGTAGGGATGCTGGTCAGAATGAGAGTGTGGTAAAGAGATATCTAGGGCACGAGGATATATTCCTCCACGCCGACATACACGGAGCCCCCGCCACAGTACTGCTCACGAGAAGGCTCATGCCAGGCGAGGAGGACATATATGACGCGGCGGTTCTGGCAGCAGCGTACAGCAAGGCCTGGAAGGCGGGGGCTGGAGGTGTAAGCGTCTACTGGGTCTATGGGAGGCAGGTGTCTAAAACCCCTCCATCCGGCGAGTATCTGGCCCGCGGCGCGTTCATGGTCTACGGCAAGAGAAACTATATACACCACGTACCCCTTAGGCTAGCCCTCGGAGTAGCCATGCACAGGGATCTCCCCCAAATAGTAGTAGGCAGCGAGGACGCGGTGTCTAGATATGCCATAGCCTACGCTATACTACTGCCCGGGGATATGAGTGTGGGAGAGGCGGCGGAGAAGCTGAGAGCTACCCTCTCCAGGATCGTCTCGAGGGCTGTGGGCGAGGAGGCGGCTCTCAAGGTAGAGGCCTTACCGTCGGGGGAGATCGAGGCAAGACTCCCCGGGAGATCCAGGATAGCTGGGGCCAGGGCTGGCAGTGGCGATGCACGGCTTTTCGAGGAAGCCCTGAAAAGATACGCCTCTTCAGAGGCCTAA
- a CDS encoding cation transporter: protein MAPGNTGGPESPGEGKAGRSSNSAGVRWARRVQAPSVSARKILKATNLIRYIYASALASAVMATAGVALYLLVFPSGVVLVEAFVWFVEAITFLSLAVAFNIAASRTVYYKARFEILRIESLMALHSALIGVAIVVFIMGKAVFSKGSEPTPIMLALYPGVSGLVSYAIERYLFGKLRRLEVRLVSLKFVAEKLKLDVLLEEAGAAAIIVSNLTGLTIFETIIVVGVGLYLVYGLGSIALKNLLYLVGPGPGDERERVRRQIELVLSDMGYKPRRIRVESYGTFAEAEVWVEYPARATLDKSFRTSVAIARSLVARIPELLRAVVIMVPVRRTLVRRYQRTGQRR from the coding sequence GTGGCACCGGGAAACACCGGCGGCCCAGAATCGCCCGGAGAGGGAAAGGCGGGGAGGTCCTCAAACTCAGCTGGTGTTAGGTGGGCTAGGAGGGTACAGGCCCCGAGCGTCTCGGCGCGTAAAATATTGAAGGCTACAAACCTGATAAGATATATCTACGCCTCAGCCCTCGCCTCAGCGGTAATGGCCACGGCCGGAGTCGCGCTATACCTCCTAGTCTTCCCCAGCGGTGTAGTGCTTGTCGAAGCCTTCGTCTGGTTCGTCGAAGCCATAACCTTCCTCAGCCTCGCCGTAGCCTTCAACATAGCGGCTTCACGAACTGTATACTACAAGGCGAGATTCGAGATACTGAGGATAGAGAGCCTCATGGCACTCCACTCGGCGTTGATCGGCGTCGCGATAGTAGTGTTTATAATGGGTAAAGCCGTTTTCTCCAAGGGAAGCGAGCCCACGCCGATAATGCTTGCCCTCTACCCCGGCGTCAGCGGCCTGGTCTCGTATGCTATAGAGAGGTACCTTTTCGGGAAGCTTAGGAGGCTTGAGGTTAGGCTGGTATCGCTGAAGTTCGTTGCGGAGAAGCTAAAGCTTGATGTGCTGCTGGAGGAGGCCGGCGCGGCGGCTATAATAGTGTCCAACCTAACGGGTCTCACTATCTTCGAGACCATAATAGTAGTGGGTGTAGGCCTCTACCTCGTGTACGGCCTGGGCTCAATAGCCCTCAAGAACCTCCTATACCTGGTAGGCCCGGGCCCTGGAGACGAGAGGGAGAGGGTTAGAAGACAGATAGAACTGGTGCTTTCAGACATGGGCTACAAGCCCAGGAGGATAAGGGTGGAGTCCTACGGCACGTTCGCCGAGGCGGAAGTGTGGGTCGAATACCCCGCCCGCGCCACCCTCGACAAGTCGTTTAGAACCTCGGTAGCCATAGCAAGATCGCTTGTGGCAAGGATACCCGAGCTTCTAAGGGCCGTTGTAATAATGGTTCCCGTCAGGAGGACTCTAGTGAGGCGGTACCAGAGGACGGGGCAGAGACGTTAG
- a CDS encoding alkaline phosphatase family protein, whose product MKILYVVLDGAADSPSSPRRTLEEANKPNIDSLGSHAVCGMVYTVKPGVAPQSDYATLSLLGYNPEEYYPGRGPLEAFGAGIEMRRGDVALRANFATVDPGTLRIIDRRVGRSLTSREARELASAVDGMELEEGEGVALFRATIGHRGVLVLRHRRKPLSDAISNTDPAYERRGRFSVALEKYEPYIKLSNPLSTDESAVLAARMLNEFTLRAIEVLDNHPVNKARESRGLLKANAILSRDAGVLPQEKPPGFQEKFGLRGVSIVEMVVERGIARYIGLEDIHVEIEGRAREEVYREEAARAVEALETYDLVYVHLKGPDEPGHDGSFEGKLKAVEEIDKHFFAPLLDGISSKGLEPAFVITSDHATPWDKGAHSADPVPLMISHPGLRGSVDRFSESTCLSGGLGTIIGGYRIIPKALSLLKDYVG is encoded by the coding sequence TTGAAGATACTGTACGTGGTTCTAGACGGGGCCGCCGACTCGCCGAGCTCGCCTCGAAGGACTTTGGAGGAGGCTAACAAGCCGAACATCGACTCCCTCGGTTCTCACGCGGTCTGCGGTATGGTGTACACTGTCAAGCCTGGAGTAGCTCCTCAGAGCGACTACGCCACACTAAGCCTGCTCGGCTATAACCCGGAGGAGTACTATCCGGGCCGAGGACCTCTGGAGGCGTTTGGCGCTGGGATAGAGATGAGGAGGGGTGACGTGGCTTTAAGAGCCAATTTCGCCACGGTCGATCCCGGGACGCTGAGGATAATTGACAGGAGGGTTGGGAGGAGCCTTACATCCCGCGAGGCCAGGGAGCTGGCCTCCGCGGTGGATGGGATGGAGCTGGAGGAGGGCGAGGGGGTGGCGCTCTTCCGGGCTACAATAGGCCATAGAGGCGTTCTAGTCCTCAGGCACAGGAGGAAGCCTCTGAGCGATGCCATATCGAACACCGACCCGGCGTACGAGAGGAGGGGGCGGTTCAGCGTCGCCCTTGAGAAATACGAGCCGTATATAAAGCTGTCCAACCCCCTCTCCACGGACGAGTCAGCAGTGCTGGCGGCCAGAATGCTCAACGAGTTCACCTTGAGAGCTATTGAAGTCCTAGACAACCACCCGGTTAACAAGGCTAGGGAGAGCAGGGGCCTCTTGAAGGCCAACGCCATTCTATCGAGAGACGCTGGTGTCCTCCCCCAGGAGAAGCCTCCCGGCTTCCAGGAGAAGTTCGGGCTCAGGGGGGTGAGTATAGTTGAGATGGTTGTCGAGAGGGGTATAGCCAGGTATATCGGCCTGGAGGACATCCATGTCGAGATTGAAGGTAGGGCTAGGGAGGAGGTCTACAGGGAGGAGGCCGCTAGAGCTGTCGAAGCTCTGGAGACATATGATCTCGTGTACGTGCATCTCAAGGGGCCTGATGAGCCTGGGCACGACGGGAGTTTCGAGGGCAAGCTAAAGGCTGTAGAGGAGATAGATAAGCATTTCTTCGCACCGCTTTTGGACGGGATAAGCTCCAAGGGCCTGGAGCCGGCCTTTGTAATTACATCCGACCATGCAACACCCTGGGATAAAGGAGCCCATAGCGCCGACCCGGTCCCCCTAATGATATCCCACCCGGGCCTACGGGGTAGTGTGGACAGGTTCTCAGAATCTACATGTCTCTCGGGGGGGTTAGGGACTATTATAGGCGGCTATAGAATAATCCCAAAAGCTCTTAGCCTCCTGAAAGACTATGTAGGGTAG
- the acnA gene encoding aconitate hydratase AcnA, with translation MTRSGGFDFKPIESELETPEGRAKILLINRIERVIPSDFHSLPYSIRVLLENVVRHYDGFVVRDEDVEAVARWGEYAGRKDVPFHPVRVVMQDFTGVPAVVDLAAMRDAMKQFGGDPSKVNPLIPVDLIIDHSIQVDYYGTAEAFRLNLKREYERNRERYQLLKWAQKAFSNFRVVPPGKGIIHQVNLEYLARVVWLSRRNGTLYAHPDSLLGTDSHTTMINGLGVFGWGVGGIEAEAVILGQPYYMLLPEVVGVRLVGELREGVTTTDLVLYITEKLRKRNVVGKFVEYFGEGVKKLSVPDRATIANMAPEYGATMGFFPVDEATIEYLRGTGRPEWLVQLVERYAKETGLWYSLEDPEPRYSDVVEIDLSDVEPSISGPSHPEDRIPLREAKERVRKIILEYLEKKGRGPAIVELKLGDEEVHLTDGSVVYAALTSCTNTSNPSVMIAAALLARNAVKKGLRTRPWVKTSNAPGSRVVPEYWNRLGLMPYLEALGFHITGYGCTVCIGNSGPLRSEIEEAIREHDLWVATVLSGNRNFSGRIHPLARGNFLASPPLVVAYALAGRVDIDFEKEPVGYDPNGNPVYLRDLWPSQREVREAIESALDPQLFIEKYKDIDRGDRFWEELEAPEGELYGWDPKSTYIRKPPYFDNMPLEPQPPKDIRGARVLVWAPDRTSTDHISPAGRISPDSKAGQYLIEQGVLPSQLNTCGSRRGNHEVMMRCTFDNPRFRNRLVPDREGGWTIFWPTGEVMHVFDAAMKYREMGIPLIVLAGKQYGVGSSRDWAAKGPALLGVKAVIAESYERIHRSNLVGMGVLPLEFMPGENAEKLGLDGSEEYDIIGIEEGLHPGKILTVRARKSDGRVIEFKVKARLDTPIEVEYYKHGGILQYVLRKLIREHGRGN, from the coding sequence TTGACCCGCAGTGGAGGCTTCGATTTCAAGCCTATAGAGTCTGAGCTGGAGACTCCAGAGGGTAGGGCTAAAATACTGTTGATAAACAGGATCGAGCGCGTGATACCGTCAGACTTCCATTCTCTACCCTACTCGATCCGGGTCCTACTGGAAAACGTTGTGAGACATTACGACGGCTTCGTGGTAAGAGATGAGGATGTAGAGGCGGTGGCTAGGTGGGGTGAATACGCTGGTAGAAAGGACGTTCCATTCCACCCCGTGAGGGTGGTGATGCAGGACTTCACCGGTGTGCCGGCGGTGGTGGACCTAGCCGCAATGAGAGACGCCATGAAACAGTTCGGGGGGGACCCCTCGAAGGTTAACCCTCTCATACCCGTCGACTTGATCATAGACCACAGCATACAGGTCGACTATTACGGAACCGCCGAGGCGTTCAGGCTCAACCTTAAGAGGGAGTATGAGAGGAACAGGGAGAGGTACCAGCTTCTCAAGTGGGCCCAGAAGGCCTTCTCAAACTTCAGGGTCGTCCCGCCCGGTAAGGGGATTATACACCAGGTAAACCTAGAGTACCTGGCTAGGGTGGTGTGGCTGTCCAGGAGGAACGGCACCCTCTACGCACACCCCGACAGCCTGCTAGGGACCGACAGCCACACTACTATGATAAACGGTCTAGGCGTCTTCGGCTGGGGGGTTGGGGGTATAGAGGCTGAGGCCGTGATACTAGGCCAGCCCTACTACATGCTCCTCCCCGAGGTTGTGGGGGTGAGGCTGGTTGGCGAGCTGAGGGAGGGTGTGACCACAACCGACCTTGTCCTCTACATCACGGAGAAGCTTAGGAAGAGGAATGTTGTCGGCAAGTTTGTCGAGTACTTTGGGGAGGGTGTAAAGAAGCTCAGTGTCCCGGACAGGGCGACTATAGCCAACATGGCCCCCGAGTACGGTGCTACTATGGGCTTCTTCCCGGTGGACGAGGCCACTATAGAGTATCTCAGGGGGACAGGCCGGCCTGAGTGGCTGGTCCAGCTTGTCGAGAGGTATGCTAAGGAGACGGGGCTGTGGTACAGTCTGGAGGACCCGGAGCCCAGGTATAGTGACGTAGTCGAGATAGACCTCTCCGACGTGGAGCCGAGTATAAGCGGCCCCAGCCACCCGGAGGACAGGATACCCCTGAGGGAGGCTAAGGAGCGTGTAAGGAAGATAATACTGGAATATCTGGAGAAGAAGGGAAGGGGCCCGGCTATAGTGGAGCTTAAGCTAGGGGACGAGGAGGTCCATCTAACGGATGGTAGCGTAGTCTACGCCGCTCTAACCAGCTGCACCAACACAAGCAACCCTAGCGTCATGATAGCGGCAGCCCTCCTGGCCAGGAACGCCGTCAAGAAGGGACTCAGAACACGGCCTTGGGTCAAGACTAGCAACGCCCCTGGTAGCAGGGTTGTGCCTGAGTACTGGAACAGGCTTGGCCTGATGCCGTACCTGGAGGCCCTGGGATTCCATATAACAGGCTACGGCTGTACAGTCTGCATAGGAAACAGCGGACCCCTGAGGTCCGAGATTGAGGAGGCGATAAGGGAGCATGACCTCTGGGTGGCGACGGTTCTCAGCGGCAACAGAAACTTCTCCGGCAGGATACACCCGCTAGCCAGGGGGAACTTCCTGGCCAGCCCGCCGCTGGTTGTGGCGTACGCCCTCGCTGGCAGGGTAGATATAGACTTCGAGAAGGAGCCCGTGGGCTACGACCCCAACGGAAACCCTGTCTACCTCAGGGACCTCTGGCCCAGCCAGAGGGAGGTTAGGGAGGCTATAGAGAGTGCCCTCGACCCGCAGCTCTTCATCGAAAAGTACAAGGACATAGACAGGGGGGACAGGTTCTGGGAGGAGCTGGAGGCGCCGGAGGGAGAGCTCTACGGCTGGGACCCGAAGAGCACCTACATAAGGAAGCCACCATACTTCGACAACATGCCCCTAGAACCCCAGCCCCCGAAGGATATAAGGGGTGCTAGGGTCCTCGTGTGGGCGCCTGACAGGACGAGCACAGACCACATAAGCCCCGCTGGCAGGATAAGCCCCGATTCCAAGGCAGGCCAGTATCTCATAGAGCAGGGAGTCCTGCCGTCACAGCTCAACACCTGCGGCTCTAGAAGAGGAAACCACGAGGTTATGATGAGGTGTACCTTCGACAACCCGAGATTCAGGAACAGGCTGGTGCCCGACAGGGAGGGAGGCTGGACCATATTCTGGCCGACAGGCGAGGTCATGCACGTGTTCGACGCCGCCATGAAGTACAGGGAGATGGGGATACCGCTCATAGTGCTGGCTGGCAAGCAGTACGGGGTCGGGTCTAGCAGGGACTGGGCGGCGAAAGGCCCAGCACTCCTGGGTGTGAAGGCTGTTATAGCCGAGAGCTACGAGAGGATACATAGGAGCAACCTAGTGGGCATGGGCGTGCTGCCCCTCGAATTCATGCCCGGAGAGAACGCGGAAAAGCTTGGTTTGGACGGCAGCGAGGAGTACGACATAATAGGTATAGAGGAGGGCCTCCACCCCGGCAAGATACTGACGGTGAGGGCTAGGAAGAGCGACGGCCGGGTCATAGAGTTCAAGGTGAAGGCCAGGCTCGACACGCCCATAGAGGTAGAGTACTACAAGCACGGAGGCATACTCCAGTACGTGCTAAGGAAGCTTATAAGGGAGCATGGAAGGGGCAACTAG